Proteins from a genomic interval of Microbacterium imperiale:
- a CDS encoding AAA family ATPase yields the protein MSETASGDLREAMNRVRVEVGKAVVGQDGAVTGLLIALLGRGHVLLEGVPGVAKTLLVRAFSRAVGLDTTRIQFTPDLMPGDVTGSLVYDARSGEFEFRAGPVFTNVLLADEINRTPPKTQAALLEAMEERQVSADGVSRPLPDPFLVAATQNPVEHEGTYTLPEAQLDRFLLKLLIDVPARDDEVAVLRRHADGFRPGSLETAGVTAVVSGAEIRAAQQAAAAVEVSDDVLGYVVDLARATRESPSVQLGASPRAATALLAAAKAWAWLGGYPAITPDHVQTMLVPTWRHRLQLRPDAEIEGVSADTILTSVLQQTRVPI from the coding sequence ATGAGCGAGACCGCATCCGGCGACCTCCGCGAGGCGATGAACCGCGTCCGCGTCGAGGTCGGCAAGGCCGTCGTCGGACAGGACGGGGCCGTCACCGGCCTGCTCATCGCCCTGCTCGGGCGTGGCCACGTGCTGCTCGAAGGCGTGCCCGGCGTGGCCAAGACGCTGCTCGTGCGCGCGTTCAGCCGAGCGGTCGGGCTCGACACGACCCGCATCCAGTTCACGCCCGACCTCATGCCCGGCGACGTCACCGGGTCGCTCGTCTACGACGCCCGCTCGGGCGAGTTCGAGTTCCGTGCCGGACCGGTGTTCACGAACGTGCTGCTGGCCGACGAGATCAACCGCACGCCACCGAAGACGCAGGCGGCGCTGCTCGAGGCGATGGAGGAGCGCCAGGTCTCGGCCGACGGCGTCTCGCGCCCCCTTCCCGACCCGTTCCTCGTCGCCGCGACGCAGAACCCCGTCGAGCACGAGGGCACCTACACGCTGCCCGAGGCGCAGCTCGACCGCTTCCTGCTGAAGCTGCTGATCGACGTGCCTGCTCGGGACGACGAGGTGGCCGTGCTCCGCCGCCACGCCGACGGCTTCCGTCCCGGCTCGCTCGAGACCGCGGGCGTCACCGCCGTCGTCAGCGGCGCCGAGATCCGCGCGGCACAGCAGGCCGCGGCCGCCGTGGAGGTCTCGGACGACGTCCTCGGATACGTCGTCGACCTCGCCCGCGCGACCCGCGAGTCGCCGTCGGTTCAGCTGGGCGCCAGCCCGCGCGCGGCGACCGCTCTGCTCGCCGCGGCCAAGGCGTGGGCCTGGCTCGGCGGCTATCCCGCGATCACACCCGACCACGTGCAGACGATGCTCGTGCCGACCTGGCGCCACCGCCTCCAGCTGCGACCGGATGCCGAGATCGAGGGGGTCTCGGCCGACACCATCCTCACGTCCGTGCTGCAGCAGACCCGCGTCCCGATCTGA
- a CDS encoding Fur family transcriptional regulator, whose product MTITSAAEAIRASGLRVTDSRTAVYGALRSRPHASADEILADVAGDLPHASRQSVYNALNDFADAGLARRIEPAGRSMLFELRVGDNHHHLVCTGCGRVEDVDCAVGHAPCLHPSDGHGFELVSAEVTYWGRCADCAAASRVS is encoded by the coding sequence ATGACGATCACGAGCGCTGCCGAGGCCATCCGCGCCTCCGGACTGCGCGTGACCGACTCGCGCACCGCGGTGTACGGCGCGTTGCGTTCCCGCCCGCACGCGAGCGCCGACGAGATCCTCGCCGACGTCGCCGGAGACCTGCCGCACGCCAGCCGCCAGTCGGTCTACAACGCGCTCAACGACTTCGCCGATGCGGGCCTGGCCCGGCGGATCGAGCCGGCCGGACGCTCCATGCTGTTCGAGCTGCGCGTGGGCGACAACCACCATCACCTCGTCTGCACCGGATGCGGCCGCGTCGAGGACGTCGACTGCGCCGTAGGTCACGCCCCGTGCCTGCACCCCTCCGACGGCCACGGCTTCGAGCTCGTCTCGGCCGAGGTGACGTACTGGGGACGCTGCGCCGACTGCGCGGCGGCATCCCGCGTCTCCTGA
- the katG gene encoding catalase/peroxidase HPI, with product MSDRDPQSAPIGADVTETDQAVTPIDTPADERADGETRPRPNDAGGCPVIHGGAEQGSGHGSHGGQPHPTVGNANHVWWPNQLNLRILKKNPAVGNPVGEDFDYAAAFESLDLAAVKKDIEEVLTTSQPWWPADFGHYGPLMIRMAWHSAGTYRVTDGRGGGGAGQQRFAPLNSWPDNVNLDKARRLLWPVKKKYGQSISWADLMILAGNVALESMGFSTFGFAGGRPDVWEPDDDVYWGPETTWLADERYSGDRDLEKPLAAVQMGLIYVNPEGPNGEPDPLKSARDIRETFGRMGMNDEETVALIAGGHTFGKTHGAAPDSNLEDNPEAAGIEMQGLGWKNNHGTGHGDDTITSGLEVTWTYHPTRWDNEFFHILYAYDWELMRSPGGGHQWRPVNGGGADMVPMAHSNGRREPRMLTSDLALRMDPAYDEVSRRFKDDPVAFGDAFARAWFKLTHRDMGPIARYLGPEVPQEELIWQDPVPAVDHELIDDADAADLKARILATDLTVSELVATTWAAASTFRGSDKRGGVNGARIRLAPQKDWEANNPAQLQRVLGVLENVQASFNDARTDGKKVSLADLLVLAGNAAVEKAARDGGVEVTVPFRPGRTDATAEQTDARSFSHLEPVADGFRNYYGPNAVLPAEHHLIDKANLLTLSAPEMTVLVGGLRALGANYDGSAFGVFTDRPGVLTNDVFVRLLDLGATWKPLDPGAHAFRGVNADGSEIGIGTRVDLLFSSNSELRAIAEVYASDDASEKFVRDFVAAWTKVTELDRFDLR from the coding sequence ATGAGCGATCGCGACCCGCAGTCCGCACCGATCGGTGCCGACGTGACCGAGACCGATCAGGCCGTCACGCCGATCGATACGCCCGCAGACGAGCGCGCCGACGGCGAGACCCGTCCGCGCCCCAACGACGCCGGCGGCTGCCCCGTCATCCACGGCGGCGCCGAGCAGGGCTCCGGACACGGCTCGCACGGCGGACAGCCGCACCCGACGGTCGGCAATGCCAACCACGTCTGGTGGCCCAACCAGCTCAACCTGCGCATCCTCAAGAAGAACCCCGCCGTCGGCAACCCCGTGGGCGAGGACTTCGACTACGCCGCCGCCTTCGAGTCGCTCGATCTGGCCGCGGTCAAGAAGGACATCGAAGAGGTCCTCACCACTTCGCAGCCCTGGTGGCCCGCCGACTTCGGCCACTACGGACCCCTCATGATCCGCATGGCCTGGCACTCGGCCGGCACCTACCGCGTCACCGACGGCCGCGGCGGCGGCGGCGCGGGGCAGCAGCGCTTCGCCCCCCTGAACAGCTGGCCCGACAACGTCAACCTCGACAAGGCTCGCCGCCTGCTGTGGCCCGTCAAGAAGAAGTACGGCCAGTCGATCTCGTGGGCCGACCTCATGATCCTCGCCGGCAACGTCGCGCTGGAGTCGATGGGCTTCTCGACCTTCGGCTTCGCCGGTGGCCGTCCCGACGTCTGGGAGCCGGACGACGACGTGTACTGGGGCCCCGAGACCACGTGGCTCGCCGACGAGCGCTACTCGGGTGACCGCGACCTCGAGAAGCCGCTCGCCGCCGTGCAGATGGGCCTCATCTACGTCAACCCCGAGGGCCCGAACGGCGAGCCCGACCCGCTGAAGTCCGCTCGCGACATCCGCGAGACGTTCGGCCGCATGGGCATGAACGACGAGGAGACCGTCGCGCTGATCGCCGGTGGTCACACCTTCGGCAAGACCCATGGCGCGGCACCCGACTCGAACCTCGAGGACAACCCCGAGGCCGCGGGCATCGAGATGCAGGGCCTCGGTTGGAAGAACAACCACGGCACCGGACACGGCGACGACACCATCACCTCGGGTCTCGAGGTCACGTGGACGTACCACCCCACGCGCTGGGACAACGAGTTCTTCCACATCCTCTACGCCTACGACTGGGAGCTCATGCGCAGCCCGGGTGGCGGCCACCAGTGGCGTCCCGTCAACGGCGGCGGCGCCGACATGGTGCCCATGGCGCACTCGAACGGCCGTCGCGAGCCCCGCATGCTCACGAGCGACCTGGCGCTGCGCATGGACCCCGCGTACGACGAGGTCTCGCGCCGCTTCAAGGACGACCCGGTGGCCTTCGGCGACGCGTTCGCCCGCGCCTGGTTCAAGCTCACCCACCGCGACATGGGTCCGATCGCCCGCTACCTCGGCCCCGAGGTGCCCCAGGAGGAGCTCATCTGGCAGGACCCGGTGCCCGCCGTCGACCACGAGCTGATCGACGACGCGGATGCCGCTGACCTGAAGGCCCGCATCCTCGCGACCGACCTCACCGTCAGCGAGCTCGTCGCCACGACGTGGGCCGCGGCTTCGACCTTCCGTGGCAGCGACAAGCGCGGTGGCGTCAACGGCGCCCGCATCCGTTTGGCTCCGCAGAAGGACTGGGAGGCCAACAACCCGGCCCAGCTGCAGCGCGTGCTCGGCGTGCTCGAGAACGTGCAGGCGTCGTTCAACGATGCTCGCACCGACGGCAAGAAGGTCTCGCTCGCCGACCTGCTCGTGCTCGCGGGCAACGCCGCGGTCGAGAAGGCCGCGCGTGACGGCGGCGTCGAGGTGACGGTTCCGTTCCGTCCCGGGCGCACCGACGCCACGGCGGAGCAGACCGACGCGCGGTCGTTCAGCCACCTCGAGCCGGTGGCCGACGGCTTCCGCAACTACTACGGCCCCAACGCCGTGCTGCCCGCGGAGCACCACCTCATCGACAAGGCCAACCTGCTGACCCTCAGCGCGCCCGAGATGACGGTGCTCGTGGGCGGTCTGCGGGCGCTCGGCGCGAACTACGACGGCTCGGCCTTCGGCGTGTTCACCGACCGCCCGGGTGTGCTGACGAACGACGTGTTCGTGCGGCTGCTCGACCTCGGCGCCACCTGGAAGCCGCTCGACCCCGGTGCGCACGCGTTCCGCGGTGTCAACGCCGACGGGTCCGAGATCGGCATCGGCACGCGCGTCGACCTGCTGTTCAGCTCGAACTCCGAGCTGCGCGCCATCGCCGAGGTCTACGCCTCGGACGACGCGAGCGAGAAGTTCGTGCGCGACTTCGTCGCCGCCTGGACCAAGGTCACCGAGCTCGACCGCTTCGACCTGCGCTGA
- a CDS encoding stage II sporulation protein M, which translates to MDLDALVAARRAEWERLDALSRTRRLTSDDVDELVARYRAASADLADIKTSAGRSVEGDRLSMILSRARLRLTGAPENVLRQIPRFFLQQLPAALYRVRWTTLVVALVFVAIATLVAFWVSGDPAAVAALGSQAQLEQYAENDFTAYYSENPAAVFAGTVWTNNAWIAAQCVLFGITGLWPAMVLMQNAVSIGQAAAILISFDRGDVFLLHIAPHGLLELTCIFVAGATGFHIFWAWIAPGRRSRGEALAAAGRSLATVAIGLIIALALAGLVEGFVTAQPWPWPVKIGIGALALGVFLAYMLGLGRVAARSGETGDLTEYEAGTPRLVVG; encoded by the coding sequence ATGGACCTCGACGCCCTGGTCGCCGCCCGTCGCGCCGAATGGGAGCGGCTCGATGCACTGAGCCGCACCCGCCGTCTGACGAGCGATGACGTCGACGAGCTCGTGGCCCGCTACCGCGCGGCATCCGCTGATCTCGCCGACATCAAGACCTCGGCCGGCCGGAGCGTCGAGGGCGATCGGCTGTCGATGATCCTGTCGCGGGCCCGTCTGCGACTGACCGGCGCCCCCGAGAACGTTCTGCGCCAGATCCCCCGCTTCTTCCTGCAGCAGCTGCCGGCGGCGCTGTACCGCGTGCGGTGGACGACCCTCGTCGTCGCGCTCGTGTTCGTCGCGATCGCGACGCTCGTGGCCTTCTGGGTCTCGGGCGACCCCGCCGCGGTCGCCGCGCTCGGCTCGCAGGCGCAGCTCGAGCAGTACGCCGAGAATGACTTCACCGCCTATTACAGCGAGAACCCCGCCGCCGTGTTCGCCGGAACCGTCTGGACCAACAACGCCTGGATCGCGGCACAGTGCGTCCTGTTCGGCATCACCGGCCTGTGGCCGGCGATGGTGCTGATGCAGAACGCCGTGAGCATCGGCCAGGCCGCCGCGATCCTGATCTCGTTCGACCGTGGCGACGTCTTCCTCCTCCACATCGCGCCGCACGGCCTGCTCGAGCTGACGTGCATCTTCGTGGCCGGGGCAACCGGATTCCACATCTTCTGGGCGTGGATCGCGCCCGGACGGCGCAGTCGCGGAGAGGCGCTCGCGGCCGCCGGCCGCTCGCTCGCGACGGTGGCGATCGGCCTCATCATCGCGCTCGCGCTCGCGGGTCTGGTCGAGGGGTTCGTGACCGCCCAGCCGTGGCCCTGGCCGGTCAAGATCGGCATCGGCGCGCTCGCGCTCGGCGTGTTCCTCGCCTACATGCTGGGGCTCGGGCGGGTCGCCGCACGCAGCGGCGAGACGGGCGACCTCACCGAGTACGAGGCGGGCACACCGCGTCTGGTGGTCGGCTGA
- a CDS encoding DUF58 domain-containing protein, which produces MYLSGLFALLLAAGVVPVVLAPAAGWDAAWTALAWAGLCVVVAVADALAAGPLHRVTVERRIPARARLGEPVATTVLVHNGGPRGIRGRMRDGWQPTAGAGEARADLDVPAGERRGIPIPLLPRRRGELRSGFVAIRSRGPLGFAGRQRVIPAPGAVRVLPPFASRRHLPSRLARLRELDGNTSVQVRGRGTEFDSLREYVRGDDVRSIDWRATARAGTTMLRTWRPERDRHVVIVIDSGRTSASRVGDGVRLDAAMESALLLSALAARAGDHVHLVMFDRARRARVTGVAGARLLPALVDAMAPVEPTLIDTDWNALVTEVRALTSRPSLVVLLTAQDSPEAARGFLGALPSLTERTTVLVGAARDVPTPGPARRLAEDVYREAAIAHADRDAERVASAVRRAGGEALTATPEALPPAIADHYLALKAAGRL; this is translated from the coding sequence GTGTACCTGTCGGGTCTGTTCGCCCTGCTGCTCGCAGCCGGGGTCGTGCCGGTCGTCCTCGCACCCGCCGCCGGGTGGGATGCCGCGTGGACGGCACTCGCCTGGGCCGGGCTGTGCGTCGTGGTCGCCGTCGCCGACGCGCTGGCCGCGGGGCCGTTGCACCGCGTCACGGTGGAGCGCCGCATCCCGGCGCGGGCACGCCTGGGCGAGCCCGTCGCGACGACGGTCCTGGTCCACAACGGCGGGCCCCGCGGCATCCGGGGCCGGATGCGTGACGGCTGGCAGCCCACCGCGGGCGCCGGCGAGGCGCGAGCCGACCTGGATGTGCCGGCCGGCGAGCGCCGCGGCATCCCGATCCCACTGCTCCCCCGTCGCCGCGGCGAACTGCGGTCGGGCTTCGTCGCGATCCGCAGCCGCGGACCGCTGGGTTTCGCCGGGCGGCAGCGGGTGATCCCCGCGCCGGGCGCGGTGCGCGTGCTGCCCCCCTTCGCCTCGCGACGCCACCTGCCCTCGCGCCTTGCACGCTTGCGCGAGCTCGACGGCAACACGAGCGTGCAAGTGCGCGGACGCGGCACCGAGTTCGACAGCCTGCGCGAATACGTCCGCGGCGACGATGTGCGATCGATCGACTGGCGCGCCACCGCCCGAGCCGGCACGACCATGCTGCGCACGTGGCGCCCCGAGCGCGACCGCCATGTGGTCATCGTCATCGACTCGGGCCGGACCAGCGCCTCGCGGGTCGGGGACGGCGTGCGCCTGGATGCCGCGATGGAGTCGGCTCTGCTCCTCAGCGCGCTCGCGGCACGAGCGGGCGATCACGTGCACCTCGTCATGTTCGACCGGGCTCGCCGCGCGCGCGTCACCGGCGTGGCGGGCGCCCGGCTGCTACCGGCGCTGGTCGACGCGATGGCGCCCGTCGAGCCGACGCTCATCGACACCGACTGGAACGCCCTGGTGACCGAGGTGCGCGCGCTCACCTCGCGACCCTCGCTCGTCGTGCTGCTCACCGCTCAGGATTCCCCCGAGGCCGCGCGCGGCTTCCTCGGCGCGTTGCCCTCGTTGACGGAGCGCACCACCGTGCTGGTGGGGGCCGCCCGCGATGTGCCGACCCCCGGGCCGGCACGACGCCTCGCGGAGGACGTCTATCGCGAGGCGGCCATCGCCCACGCGGACCGCGACGCCGAGCGCGTCGCATCGGCGGTGCGGCGTGCCGGCGGTGAGGCCCTGACCGCGACGCCCGAGGCGCTTCCGCCCGCGATCGCCGACCACTACCTGGCTCTCAAGGCCGCCGGCCGGCTCTGA